The Mercurialis annua linkage group LG2, ddMerAnnu1.2, whole genome shotgun sequence genome contains a region encoding:
- the LOC126670031 gene encoding nudix hydrolase 2-like: MGRSETVCKQTENVIYNGGVFPASTDDYDGVIVELEKQMEPQLFLARLRASISAWKQQGKKGVWLKIPIRLVNLVETAVKEGFYYHHAEPTYLMLVYWIPDTPSTIPANASHRIGVGGIVMNDKREILVVQEKTGEFRGTGAWKIPTGAVDEGEDIFTAAIREVKEETGIDTEFKEILAFSQAHGVFFGKSDIFYICMLRPVSFNIQKQEEEIEAAEWMPIEEFAAQPFARKSGLFKYMAELCFAKADRDYTGFSPLPTSFKDQINYMYANSKDLKQSSKFH; this comes from the exons ATGGGGAGATCAGAGACAGTTTGTAAACAAACTGAAAATGTGATTTATAATGGTGGAGTGTTTCCTGCTTCAACTGATGATTATGATGGTGTCATTGTTGAACTAGAGAAACAAATGGAACCTCAACTTTTTCTTGCTAGGCTTAGAGCTTCTATTTCAGCTTGGAAGCAACAG GGTAAAAAGGGAGTTTGGTTGAAGATTCCTATTAGACTTGTAAATCTTGTAGAAACTGCAGTGAAg GAAGGATTTTACTATCACCATGCTGAGCCTACTTACCTCATGCTTGTTTACTGGATACCTGACACTCCTAGCACAATTCCTGCTAATGCTTCTCATAGAATCGGCGTCGGCGGCATTGTCATGAATGATAAAAGAGAG ATTCTTGTTGTCCAGGAAAAGACAGGCGAGTTTCGTGGAACAGGTGCATGGAAAATCCCCACTGGAGCTGTTGATGAG GGTGAGGATATCTTCACGGCAGCTATACGAGAAGTAAAAGAGGAGACTGGC ATTGACACAGAGTTTAAAGAAATTCTAGCATTCAG CCAAGCACACGGAGTATTCTTTGGGAAATCAGATATATTTTACATTTGTATGCTGAGACCAGTGTCTTTCAACATTCAGAAGCAAGAAGAGGAGATTGAGGCAGCCGAG TGGATGCCAATCGAGGAATTTGCAGCTCAACCATTTGCTCGAAAGAGCGGACTTTTCAAGTACATGGCTGAGTTATGCTTTGCAAAGGCGGACAGAGATTATACTGGATTTTCTCCATTACCTACGTCGTTTAAAGACCAGATTAATTACATGTACGCAAACAGTAAAGATTTGAAGCAGTCGTCAAAGTTCCACTGA